A single region of the Salvia miltiorrhiza cultivar Shanhuang (shh) chromosome 8, IMPLAD_Smil_shh, whole genome shotgun sequence genome encodes:
- the LOC130999701 gene encoding probable disease resistance protein At1g58602 isoform X2, with the protein MAEAVVSTALETLRDLLVDEARFLYGVGDEVRELVKQLKEMKCLLKDADRRRHESETLFNLISEIRDLVYEAEAAIERHAAYQVLARRRRGRGLRQLICRYSCILEEFNSLHQLGSQISKIKSDFGRVTEAMRAYGINKIIDSGESSAAGDNNRSRKTFPEFVIGECFVGMKDELKQLLHLLVEDEKHRVISVWGMGGSGKTTIAKKLYNENSTSFDLCAWVCISQQCQSFQSVWKDVLMQLQHQNTKDGPKIREDVTSLNEWELKERLCKIQKEKRCLIVFDDLWETSHWDGFKHPFLVQDLQSKILITTREREVAEIGCPVKLGLLKEEDALELLKKKAFPHTNIPEFALEENVEKIGKEMVKKCGYLPLAICLLGGVLRKTNSMMEWKLVKEFIYRDEKEIDGVLNLSYESLPYYLKSCFLYMGIFQEDEDIYANDLYHMWIAQGMISYENIGDKHKTLMEIAELYLGELASRSIVQVEILDGVAPGRRYWSCKLHDVVRELCLKLGRSEDFGVQSLEYQSGKASSHRKIQHLAVHFRKEVQVEPDELTLTWGEDSSEHLRSLQMFNHIDSGVVEFPPQGIVDFQKFKLLRDLVMVGFKFEGRKLSKGIASLVHLRRLCLKRCDFDKLPSSIRNLVYMDTLELTDSRNVGVPNVFKEMVRLKHLFLPNYDEEKIGSYRLTLDEGVIELETLWDWDSRVHDLKCMNRMKNLRSFRTKIYDNESLSAIIDVIALMEKLQHCWVGIKKGCELGTNKGVLTLKKVITCPNVHELWIDVVKLGKALAECGSDFISSKLITLGLYECEIEDDPMGILGKLPCLIYLYLMSKSFVGEEMTCPSNSFPRLKKLGLYQLPKLREWRVEAGAMPLLSELEIYDCSSLKMLPDGLSGISTLRKLEIAGMAEMGKRVSASGEDFHKVTHVPSIIIRDY; encoded by the exons ATGGCAGAAGCTGTTGTGTCGACTGCTCTGGAAACCTTGCGCGATTTGTTGGTGGACGAAGCAAGGTTTCTATATGGTGTGGGTGACGAAGTGAGGGAGCTGGTGAAGCAGCTCAAAGAGATGAAGTGTCTCCTCAAAGATGCCGACAGAAGACGACATGAAAGCGAAACCTTATTCAACTTGATCTCGGAGATCAGAGATCTTGTGTACGAAGCGGAAGCTGCCATTGAAAGACACGCAGCTTATCAAGTGTTGGCAAGGAGAAGACGAGGCCGAGGCCTGAGACAGCTCATCTGCAGATATTCTTGTATTTTGGAAGAATTCAACTCGCTCCACCAACTAGGCTCCCagatttcaaaaatcaaatccGATTTTGGAAGAGTCACCGAAGCCATGCGAGCCTACGGAATAAATAAGATCATCGATAGCGGGGAAAGCTCGGCTGCTGGCGACAACAACAGGTCAAGGAAGACCTTCCCTGAATTCGTGATCGGAGAGTGTTTTGTGGGGATGAAGGACGAgctcaagcagcttcttcatcTCCTAGTGGAAGACGAAAAGCATCGAGTAATTTCAGTGTGGGGAATGGGGGGATCAGGCAAGACCACCATTGCCAAAAAGCTCTACAACGAGAACAGCACCAGCTTTGATCTTTGCGCGTGGGTTTGCATTAGTCAGCAATGTCAGAGTTTTCAATCAGTTTGGAAGGATGTTCTCATGCAGCTACAACATCAAAACACGAAGGATGGGCCAAAAATAAGGGAGGATGTTACAAGTTTGAACGAGTGGGAGTTGAAGGAGCGACTATGCAAGATACAAAAAGAGAAGCGATGCCTCATTGTTTTTGACGATCTTTGGGAAACTTCTCATTGGGATGGCTTCAAGCATCCCTTCCTTGTCCAAGATTTGCAGAGCAAAATCTTGATCACAACGCGCGAACGGGAAGTCGCGGAGATTGGATGCCCTGTCAAACTTGGGCTTCTAAAAGAGGAAGATGCTTTGGAACTACTCAAGAAGAAAGCATTTCCCCACACCAACATTCCAG AGTTTGCATTGGAAGAAAATGTTGAGAAAATTGGGAAAGAAATGGTGAAGAAATGTGGGTATTTGCCGTTGGCAATTTGTTTACTCGGTGGGGTCTTGAGAAAGACAAATTCGATGATGGAGTGGAAGTTAGTCAAAGAATTCATATATAGAGATGAAAAGGAGATTGATGGAGTGCTAAATTTAAGCTATGAAAGTCTACCCTATTATTTGAAGTCATGCTTTCTCTATATGGGTATATTTCAAGAAGATGAAGATATATATGCTAACGATCTGTATCACATGTGGATAGCACAAGGCATGATTTCATATGAGAATATTGGAGACAAGCACAAAACTTTGATGGAAATTGCAGAGCTCTACTTGGGTGAGTTGGCCTCCAGGTCCATCGTCCAAGTTGAAATTCTCGATGGTGTCGCACCTGGAAGAAGATATTGGAGCTGCAAACTTCATGATGTAGTAAGAGAACTGTGTTTGAAATTGGGGAGAAGTGAGGATTTTGGTGTGCAGAGTTTGGAGTATCAAAGTGGGAAAGCTTCCTCACATAGGAAAATACAGCATTTGGCTGTACATTTCAGGAAAGAAGTTCAAGTGGAACCTGACGAGCTTACACTCACTTGGGGAGAAGATAGTAGCGAACATTTAAGGTCTCTTCAAATGTTCAATCACATAGATTCGGGTGTTGTTGAGTTTCCCCCGCAAGGTATTGTTGATTTtcagaaattcaaattgctGAGAGATCTAGTTATGGTGGGATTCAAATTTGAAGGAAGAAAGTTATCGAAAGGAATCGCTAGTCTTGTTCACCTTAGACGTTTGTGTTTAAAAAGATGTGATTTTGATAAGCTACCATCATCCATAAGGAATTTGGTATACATGGATACCCTTGAATTAACTGATTCGAGGAATGTTGGAGTTCCAAATGTTTTTAAGGAGATGGTACGTTTAAAGCACTTGTTTCTTCCCAATTATGATGAGGAAAAAATTGGAAGTTATCGATTGACATTGGACGAGGGAGTGATTGAGTTGGAGACCCTGTGGGATTGGGATAGTAGAGTGCATGACTTAAAATGTATGAACAGAATGAAGAATCTGCGAAGTTTCAGAACAAAAATATACGACAATGAAAGCTTGTCAGCCATCATCGACGTCATTGCTCTCATGGAAAAGTTACAGCATTGTTGGGTTGGAATCAAAAAGGGTTGCGAGTTAGGAACAAATAAGGGAGTGTTAACGCTGAAGAAGGTAATCACATGTCCCAATGTTCATGAATTGTGGATTGATGTTGTTAAGTTAGGGAAGGCGCTGGCAGAGTGCGGGAGTGACTTCATCAGTTCAAAACTTATAACTTTGGGGCTGTATGAATGTGAGATTGAGGATGATCCAATGGGGATACTGGGGAAGCTTCCTTGCTtgatatatttgtatttaatgaGTAAATCATTTGTGGGGGAGGAGATGACGTGTCCATCAAACAGTTTTCCTCGCCTCAAGAAGCTTGGGCTATATCAATTACCAAAGTTGAGAGAGTGGAGAGTGGAGGCAGGAGCCATGCCCCTTCTCTCTGAATTGGAGATCTATGATTGTTCCAGTCTGAAGATGCTTCCAGATGGTTTGAGTGGCATTTCTACTCTTCGGAAACTGGAGATTGCTGGAATGGCGGAAATGGGGAAGAGGGTATCGGCATCAGGAGAGGATTTCCACAAAGTCACCCATGTCCCTTCAATTATCATCCGAGACTATTGA
- the LOC130999701 gene encoding probable disease resistance protein At1g58602 isoform X1, with the protein MAEAVVSTALETLRDLLVDEARFLYGVGDEVRELVKQLKEMKCLLKDADRRRHESETLFNLISEIRDLVYEAEAAIERHAAYQVLARRRRGRGLRQLICRYSCILEEFNSLHQLGSQISKIKSDFGRVTEAMRAYGINKIIDSGESSAAGDNNRSRKTFPEFVIGECFVGMKDELKQLLHLLVEDEKHRVISVWGMGGSGKTTIAKKLYNENSTSFDLCAWVCISQQCQSFQSVWKDVLMQLQHQNTKDGPKIREDVTSLNEWELKERLCKIQKEKRCLIVFDDLWETSHWDGFKHPFLVQDLQSKILITTREREVAEIGCPVKLGLLKEEDALELLKKKAFPHTNIPEFALEENVEKIGKDAEFALEENVEKIGKEMVKKCGYLPLAICLLGGVLRKTNSMMEWKLVKEFIYRDEKEIDGVLNLSYESLPYYLKSCFLYMGIFQEDEDIYANDLYHMWIAQGMISYENIGDKHKTLMEIAELYLGELASRSIVQVEILDGVAPGRRYWSCKLHDVVRELCLKLGRSEDFGVQSLEYQSGKASSHRKIQHLAVHFRKEVQVEPDELTLTWGEDSSEHLRSLQMFNHIDSGVVEFPPQGIVDFQKFKLLRDLVMVGFKFEGRKLSKGIASLVHLRRLCLKRCDFDKLPSSIRNLVYMDTLELTDSRNVGVPNVFKEMVRLKHLFLPNYDEEKIGSYRLTLDEGVIELETLWDWDSRVHDLKCMNRMKNLRSFRTKIYDNESLSAIIDVIALMEKLQHCWVGIKKGCELGTNKGVLTLKKVITCPNVHELWIDVVKLGKALAECGSDFISSKLITLGLYECEIEDDPMGILGKLPCLIYLYLMSKSFVGEEMTCPSNSFPRLKKLGLYQLPKLREWRVEAGAMPLLSELEIYDCSSLKMLPDGLSGISTLRKLEIAGMAEMGKRVSASGEDFHKVTHVPSIIIRDY; encoded by the exons ATGGCAGAAGCTGTTGTGTCGACTGCTCTGGAAACCTTGCGCGATTTGTTGGTGGACGAAGCAAGGTTTCTATATGGTGTGGGTGACGAAGTGAGGGAGCTGGTGAAGCAGCTCAAAGAGATGAAGTGTCTCCTCAAAGATGCCGACAGAAGACGACATGAAAGCGAAACCTTATTCAACTTGATCTCGGAGATCAGAGATCTTGTGTACGAAGCGGAAGCTGCCATTGAAAGACACGCAGCTTATCAAGTGTTGGCAAGGAGAAGACGAGGCCGAGGCCTGAGACAGCTCATCTGCAGATATTCTTGTATTTTGGAAGAATTCAACTCGCTCCACCAACTAGGCTCCCagatttcaaaaatcaaatccGATTTTGGAAGAGTCACCGAAGCCATGCGAGCCTACGGAATAAATAAGATCATCGATAGCGGGGAAAGCTCGGCTGCTGGCGACAACAACAGGTCAAGGAAGACCTTCCCTGAATTCGTGATCGGAGAGTGTTTTGTGGGGATGAAGGACGAgctcaagcagcttcttcatcTCCTAGTGGAAGACGAAAAGCATCGAGTAATTTCAGTGTGGGGAATGGGGGGATCAGGCAAGACCACCATTGCCAAAAAGCTCTACAACGAGAACAGCACCAGCTTTGATCTTTGCGCGTGGGTTTGCATTAGTCAGCAATGTCAGAGTTTTCAATCAGTTTGGAAGGATGTTCTCATGCAGCTACAACATCAAAACACGAAGGATGGGCCAAAAATAAGGGAGGATGTTACAAGTTTGAACGAGTGGGAGTTGAAGGAGCGACTATGCAAGATACAAAAAGAGAAGCGATGCCTCATTGTTTTTGACGATCTTTGGGAAACTTCTCATTGGGATGGCTTCAAGCATCCCTTCCTTGTCCAAGATTTGCAGAGCAAAATCTTGATCACAACGCGCGAACGGGAAGTCGCGGAGATTGGATGCCCTGTCAAACTTGGGCTTCTAAAAGAGGAAGATGCTTTGGAACTACTCAAGAAGAAAGCATTTCCCCACACCAACATTCCAG AGTTTGCATTGGAAGAAAATGTTGAGAAAATTGGGAAAGATGCAGAGTTTGCATTGGAAGAAAATGTTGAGAAAATTGGGAAAGAAATGGTGAAGAAATGTGGGTATTTGCCGTTGGCAATTTGTTTACTCGGTGGGGTCTTGAGAAAGACAAATTCGATGATGGAGTGGAAGTTAGTCAAAGAATTCATATATAGAGATGAAAAGGAGATTGATGGAGTGCTAAATTTAAGCTATGAAAGTCTACCCTATTATTTGAAGTCATGCTTTCTCTATATGGGTATATTTCAAGAAGATGAAGATATATATGCTAACGATCTGTATCACATGTGGATAGCACAAGGCATGATTTCATATGAGAATATTGGAGACAAGCACAAAACTTTGATGGAAATTGCAGAGCTCTACTTGGGTGAGTTGGCCTCCAGGTCCATCGTCCAAGTTGAAATTCTCGATGGTGTCGCACCTGGAAGAAGATATTGGAGCTGCAAACTTCATGATGTAGTAAGAGAACTGTGTTTGAAATTGGGGAGAAGTGAGGATTTTGGTGTGCAGAGTTTGGAGTATCAAAGTGGGAAAGCTTCCTCACATAGGAAAATACAGCATTTGGCTGTACATTTCAGGAAAGAAGTTCAAGTGGAACCTGACGAGCTTACACTCACTTGGGGAGAAGATAGTAGCGAACATTTAAGGTCTCTTCAAATGTTCAATCACATAGATTCGGGTGTTGTTGAGTTTCCCCCGCAAGGTATTGTTGATTTtcagaaattcaaattgctGAGAGATCTAGTTATGGTGGGATTCAAATTTGAAGGAAGAAAGTTATCGAAAGGAATCGCTAGTCTTGTTCACCTTAGACGTTTGTGTTTAAAAAGATGTGATTTTGATAAGCTACCATCATCCATAAGGAATTTGGTATACATGGATACCCTTGAATTAACTGATTCGAGGAATGTTGGAGTTCCAAATGTTTTTAAGGAGATGGTACGTTTAAAGCACTTGTTTCTTCCCAATTATGATGAGGAAAAAATTGGAAGTTATCGATTGACATTGGACGAGGGAGTGATTGAGTTGGAGACCCTGTGGGATTGGGATAGTAGAGTGCATGACTTAAAATGTATGAACAGAATGAAGAATCTGCGAAGTTTCAGAACAAAAATATACGACAATGAAAGCTTGTCAGCCATCATCGACGTCATTGCTCTCATGGAAAAGTTACAGCATTGTTGGGTTGGAATCAAAAAGGGTTGCGAGTTAGGAACAAATAAGGGAGTGTTAACGCTGAAGAAGGTAATCACATGTCCCAATGTTCATGAATTGTGGATTGATGTTGTTAAGTTAGGGAAGGCGCTGGCAGAGTGCGGGAGTGACTTCATCAGTTCAAAACTTATAACTTTGGGGCTGTATGAATGTGAGATTGAGGATGATCCAATGGGGATACTGGGGAAGCTTCCTTGCTtgatatatttgtatttaatgaGTAAATCATTTGTGGGGGAGGAGATGACGTGTCCATCAAACAGTTTTCCTCGCCTCAAGAAGCTTGGGCTATATCAATTACCAAAGTTGAGAGAGTGGAGAGTGGAGGCAGGAGCCATGCCCCTTCTCTCTGAATTGGAGATCTATGATTGTTCCAGTCTGAAGATGCTTCCAGATGGTTTGAGTGGCATTTCTACTCTTCGGAAACTGGAGATTGCTGGAATGGCGGAAATGGGGAAGAGGGTATCGGCATCAGGAGAGGATTTCCACAAAGTCACCCATGTCCCTTCAATTATCATCCGAGACTATTGA